From a region of the Arachis ipaensis cultivar K30076 chromosome B09, Araip1.1, whole genome shotgun sequence genome:
- the LOC107618019 gene encoding fructose-bisphosphate aldolase 3, chloroplastic codes for MAACASFAKLSSLSSPWISNNSFSSRTGSSSLLATRRVSLPIRATSYSDELVKTAKTIASPGRGILAIDESNATCGKRLASIGLDNTEVNRQAYRQLLLTTPGLGEYISGSILFEETLYQSTTDGKKFVDCLREQNIVPGIKVDKGLVPLPGSNNESWCQGLDGLASRSAEYYKQGARFAKWRTVVSIPCGPSALAVKEAAWGLARYAAISQDNGLVPIVEPEILLDGDHPIERTLEVAEKVWSEVFFYLAQNNVIFEGILLKPSMVTPGAEHKEKASPETIAKYTLTMLRRRVPPAVPGIMFLSGGQSEVEATLNLNAMNQSPNPWHVSFSYARALQNTVLKTWQGRPENVEAAQKSLLVRAKANSLAQLGRYSAEGESEEAKKGMFVKGYTY; via the exons ATGGCCGCGTGTGCAAGCTTCGCCAAGCTCAGCTCCTTGTCTTCCCCCTGGATCTCCAACAACTCCTTCTCTTCCCGCACCGGATCCTCGTCTCTCCTCGCCACTCGCCGTGTCTCCCTCCCGATCCGCGCCACCTCTTACTCCGACGAACTCGTCAAAACCGCT AAAACTATTGCATCTCCTGGTCGTGGAATTCTTGCCATTGATGAGTCCAATGCCACCTGTGGGAAGCGGTTGGCATCGATAGGATTGGACAACACCGAGGTCAATCGTCAGGCCTACAGGCAGCTTCTGCTGACCACACCCGGCCTTGGTGAATACATTTCTGGTTCCATTCTCTTTGAGGAAACCCTTTACCAGTCAACAACCGATGGAAAGAAGTTTGTTGATTGCCTTCGTGAGCAGAACATTGTGCCTGGCATCAAAGTTGATAAG GGCTTGGTCCCACTACCAGGATCAAACAATGAATCTTGGTGCCAAGGGCTAGATGGATTGGCTTCAAGATCTGCTGAATACTACAAGCAAGGTGCTCGATTTGCCAAGTG GCGGACAGTTGTTAGCATTCCATGTGGTCCTTCTGCATTAGCTGTTAAGGAAGCAGCATGGGGACTTGCACGATATGCTGCTATCTCTCAG GACAATGGCCTTGTTCCAATTGTAGAGCCGGAAATTCTTCTAGATGGTGATCACCCGATTGAGAGGACATTAGAAGTGGCAGAGAAGGTCTGGTCAGAAGTCTTCTTTTATTTGGCTCAAAACAATGTCATTTTTGAGGGAATTTTGCTCAAACCTAGCATGGTTACACCTGGGGCCGAGCACAAGGAAAAGGCTTCTCCAGAAACCATTGCCAAATATACACTTACCATGCTTAGAAGAAGAGTTCCTCCTGCAGTCCCTGGAATCATG TTCTTGTCTGGTGGACAATCTGAAGTGGAAGCAACACTGAACCTTAACGCAATGAACCAAAGTCCCAACCCATGGCACGTTTCATTTTCATATGCACGAGCTCTGCAGAACACTGTGCTCAAGACATGGCAAGGACGCCCCGAGAATGTGGAAGCGGCTCAAAAGTCTCTTTTGGTGCGCGCAAAAGCAAACTCCTTGGCTCAGTTGGGAAGATATTCTGCCGAGGGTGAAAGCGAAGAAGCCAAGAAGGGAATGTTTGTCAAGGGCTATACCTACTAG